Proteins encoded together in one Impatiens glandulifera chromosome 1, dImpGla2.1, whole genome shotgun sequence window:
- the LOC124926138 gene encoding putative receptor-like protein kinase At5g39000: protein MHREWTDDSNHLIESSVFSITSSNRIKYTDTSKNGAPQRVYQTSWSMNKNTKVGERVSFTWKLPVDLGFGYLIRLHFCELDYEVKESGQKEFSILINNQIVEPRGDLIRWGGEIGVAIYKDYLVTVRGDRMMGKKDIRVALYPGNEDQSTEFIDAVLKGIEVFKLSNPDDNLAGVNPVISHPHAPINHILKMPTTTGRNYITTLVIIVITLLNVIVYQICEWREKIWSKNISPSLTDGEFCRRFSFGEILSATNNFDKELEIGHGGFGKVYKGVIDGKTETVAIKRLSSESKQGEKEFRSEIDILSKLRHKHLVSLIGYCNKGREMILVYEYMEHGTLADHLHKKNRDGSSNGEVTPLSWEQRLNVCLGAARGLDYLHTNSDQDTIHRDVKSENILLDRDWVAKIADFGICKVGTAIDTPTHISTDVKGTIGYLDPQYFLTRRLTKKSDVYAFGVVLWEALCGRPAVDTRLDGEQRSLVLWVQNCFKVGIVDSIIDSSLRGQISTPSLKLYLNLANLCLHNQAIERPTMAEVTHGLESVLAAASAISQGSISSTSSGPLQLDDNKMQQKKKMTKHGNVFQRSFQSLVRRIDIRLRKSSENTSVMELEPRLENALLSFRRFSLAEVTRATHNFSNVIGRGCFGKCYQGMIDYGTTLVAIKEKEIRLPWVNEILIMSRINHHRNMVNLIGYCNEEGRMLVVLEYMSNGSLSDHIHDKKKNRLPWKRRLEICIGVAQGLRHLHSEMSHERVIHRDVKPGNILLDSSWVAKVSDFELASAALGSSTHVTTAVRGTIGYLDPNYLTTGHLTLKSDVYSFGVVLLEVLCAREPYDLFRLDEENEDVFVVDYIRNIIQENRIDDAMDQCLVGKIAPECLIQYLRIVMNCVNGREIYRPSMEAVVSGLSNVLELQERWELDAVVAADPPSGAASEEWFSNMMAIERSSKKNTVAHDDDDLANFSQDVSETEWIATF, encoded by the coding sequence ATGCACAGGGAGTGGACTGACGACTCAAACCATCTGATAGAATCAAGTGTTTTTTCCATCACGTCATCAAATCGGATCAAGTATACTGACACATCAAAAAATGGTGCACCACAACGAGTGTACCAGACGTCATGGTCTATGAACAAAAATACGAAAGTGGGTGAACGAGTTAGTTTTACATGGAAGTTGCCTGTTGATTTGGGTTTCGGGTATCTTATCAGACTGCATTTTTGTGAGCTTGACTATGAGGTGAAGGAGAGTGGGCAAAAAGAGTTTAGTATTCTAATAAACAATCAAATCGTTGAGCCTAGAGGAGACTTGATCAGGTGGGGCGGTGAGATTGGAGTTGCAATCTATAAAGATTACTTGGTGACAGTAAGAGGAGACAGAATGATGGGCAAGAAAGATATACGTGTAGCTTTGTACCCTGGTAACGAGGATCAATCAACTGAATTTATTGATGCAGTTCTCAAGGGAATCGAGGTTTTTAAACTGAGTAATCCGGATGACAATCTTGCTGGGGTGAATCCAGTCATTTCCCATCCTCATGCTCCGATTAACCATATACTTAAAATGCCGACTACAACAGGTAGAAATTACATTACAACTCTGGTTATAATTGTGATTACTCTTCTCAATGTCatcgtttatcaaatttgtgaatggagagagaaaatttggaGTAAAAACATTTCGCCATCACTAACAGATGGAGAATTCTGTCGTAGATTTTCATTTGGTGAGATCTTATCCGCAACCAACAACTTTGATAAAGAATTAGAGATTGGACATGGGGGCTTCGGTAAGGTCTACAAAGGAGTTATTGATGGCAAGACGGAAACAGTTGCAATTAAAAGGTTAAGCTCTGAATCTAAGCAGGGAGAGAAAGAATTTAGGTCAGAAATTGATATTCTTTCCAAGCTTCGACACAAACACCTTGTCTCTCTGATAGGATACTGCAACAAGGGTCGTGAGATGATTCTTGTTTACGAGTACATGGAGCATGGAACTCTCGCAGATCatcttcacaagaaaaatcGTGATGGTAGTAGCAATGGAGAAGTGACTCCTCTTTCTTGGGAGCAAAGGCTCAATGTATGCTTGGGTGCTGCTCGCGGGTTAGATTACCTGCACACCAATAGTGATCAGGACACCATACATCGAGATGTCAAGAGCGAAAACATTTTGTTGGATAGGGATTGGGTTGCCAAAATTGCAGACTTTGGCATATGCAAAGTGGGAACTGCGATCGATACTCCCACCCATATCAGTACCGATGTAAAGGGGACTATTGGTTACCTAGATCCCCAGTATTTCTTGACCCGTAGGTTAACCAAAAAATCTGATGTTTATGCGTTCGGTGTGGTTTTGTGGGAAGCATTATGTGGGAGGCCAGCCGTTGATACTAGATTAGACGGGGAACAGCGCAGCCTCGTTTTGTGGGTTCAAAACTGCTTCAAGGTAGGAATAGTTGACTCTATCATTGATTCCAGTTTGAGGGGACAAATATCAACTCCTTCCCTCAAATTGTACCTTAATCTTGCAAACCTATGCTTGCATAACCAGGCTATTGAACGACCTACAATGGCTGAAGTCACACATGGCCTTGAATCTGTATTAGCGGCGGCTTCTGCAATATCTCAAGGTTCAATCTCTTCAACCTCTTCTGGGCCATTGCAACTGGATGATAATAAAATGCAgcaaaagaagaagatgaccaaGCATGGCAACGTCTTCCAAAGGAGTTTCCAATCTTTAGTTAGAAGAATAGATATTCGACTGAGAAAGAGCAGTGAAAACACCAGTGTTATGGAATTGGAGCCTCGTCTAGAGAATGCGCTTCTATCCTTCCGTCGTTTTTCTCTTGCTGAGGTTACAAGGGCAACACACAACTTCAGTAATGTTATTGGAAGAGGTTGTTTTGGAAAATGTTACCAAGGAATGATTGATTATGGAACCACCTTGGTTGCAATCAAAGAGAAAGAGATAAGGTTGCCATGGGTAAATGAAATCTTGATTATGTCAAGAATTAATCATCATCGTAACATGGTCAATTTAATTGGGTACTGCAATGAGGAAGGCAGAATGTTGGTTGTGTTGGAATATATGAGTAACGGGTCCCTAAGTGATCATATCCATGATAAGAAGAAGAATCGTCTCCCATGGAAAAGGAGGCTGGAGATATGCATTGGTGTTGCCCAGGGATTACGCCACCTTCATTCTGAGATGTCGCACGAAAGAGTGATCCATCGCGATGTGAAGCCGGGTAATATCCTGCTAGACAGTAGTTGGGTCGCAAAGGTTTCAGACTTTGAGTTGGCATCGGCAGCATTGGGATCCTCAACCCATGTCACCACGGCGGTACGTGGTACCATTGGCTACCTAGACCCAAATTACCTCACGACCGGCCATCTTACACTGAAATCCGATGTCTACTCTTTTGGTGTGGTATTGCTGGAGGTACTTTGTGCCAGGGAACCTTATGATTTGTTTCGTTTAGACGAAGAAAATGAAGATGTCTTTGTAGTAGACTACATAAGAAACATCATCCAAGAGAATAGAATAGACGATGCCATGGACCAGTGTCTAGTGGGAAAGATTGCTCCGGAGTGCTTGATTCAGTACTTGCGGATTGTGATGAATTGCGTGAATGGTAGGGAAATATATAGGCCATCAATGGAGGCAGTGGTGTCGGGCCTGAGTAACGTACTAGAGTTACAAGAGAGATGGGAGTTAGACGCGGTTGTAGCAGCAGATCCACCTTCTGGGGCGGCGTCAGAAGAATGGTTCAGCAACATGATGGCCATTGAGCGGTCCAGCAAGAAGAACACGGTGGCAcacgatgatgatgatcttgCCAATTTCTCTCAGGATGTGTCCGAAACAGAATGGATCGCCACTTTCTAG
- the LOC124926148 gene encoding receptor-like protein kinase FERONIA codes for MAFPPFNFPNTFSFSFIFPFSLLILLPPIPAAGNSPVHHYDSHHAIAVNCGFPRNSTALNGRQWVGETDSATMIIFHGPASQSVSPPYSIHNLLDPTPYRTARASRASFTYTFHVGSGYKFIRLHFYPVSYSGFKTSTAFITVKSGPYTLLNNFSAFLTADSLGLKSIVKEFTLYVPDHNEPLSITFSPSRAIPSDDTFAFVNGIEVVPMPLGLYYTMEGDGGAYDAGQNYRLPIGITIAMEMAHRLNVGGGSLTSAA; via the coding sequence ATGGCATTTCCTCCATTCAATTTCCCCAATACTTTCAGCTTCAGCTTCATCTTCCCCTTTTCTCTCCTTATTCTCCTACCACCGATACCCGCCGCCGGCAACTCACCTGTTCATCACTACGATTCACATCATGCTATCGCCGTCAACTGCGGCTTCCCCCGCAACTCCACAGCACTTAACGGCAGACAATGGGTTGGAGAAACAGATTCTGCTACCATGATCATTTTTCATGGACCTGCAAGTCAATCAGTCAGCCCTCCTTACTCCATTCACAACCTCCTCGATCCCACTCCCTATAGGACGGCTAGAGCTTCTCGGGCATCCTTCACCTACACCTTCCATGTTGGCTCCGGCTACAAGTTCATCCGCCTTCACTTCTACCCAGTTTCATACTCTGGTTTCAAGACGTCCACAGCCTTCATAACCGTAAAATCAGGTCCCTATACACTCCTCAACAATTTCAGTGCTTTCCTAACAGCCGATTCTCTCGGCCTCAAATCCATTGTAAAAGAATTCACCCTTTATGTACCTGACCACAACGAGCCCTTATCAATTACTTTCTCCCCTTCAAGAGCAATCCCGTCTGATGATACATTTGCATTTGTAAATGGAATTGAAGTTGTTCCCATGCCGCTTGGTCTCTACTACACCATGGAGGGAGATGGAGGGGCTTATGATGCAGGGCAGAATTACCGACTTCCCATCGGTATAACCATTGCAATGGAGATGGCCCATCGGTTAAACGTTGGAGGCGGCTCACTTACATCTGCTGCA
- the LOC124926157 gene encoding lipase-like: MKQIRWMKFAILLSLFVLTSGRGSKYDCLKMKQTENYSVYNHTLATIIAEYASAVYLTDLTELFTWTCSRCNGLTEGFEIIELIVDVKHCLQAYVGYAKNLNAVIVAFRGTQWNSLQNWVQDLYWTQLDLHYPDMPDAMVHHGFYYAYHNTTVRPAVLNAIRRAKEAHGNIDLLITGHSMGGAMAAFCALDLKISGETGNIQVMTFGQPRIGNAAFASHYIQRVPRTIRVTHEHDIVPHLPPHYHYFSQKTYHHFPREVWIHSIDNGCLIYTLEELCDTSGEDPSCSRSVIGRSIPDHLKYFGLDMGCYDPRTCKIVVDPRLDEFTRRDIDGNTVFSRYPNLIINVNNNNKSTYDYLIS; encoded by the exons ATGAAGCAGATAAGATGGATGAAGTTCGCGATTCTTTTGAGTCTGTTCGTTTTGACTTCCGGTAGAG GTTCTAAGTATGACTGTCTAAAGATGAAGCAAACAGAAAATTATTCTGTATACAATCACACTCTTGCAACAATTATAGCTGAATACGCCTCTGCA GTTTATCTAACAGATTTAACAGAGCTATTCACATGGACATGTTCAAGATGCAATGGTTTGACCGAG GGGTTCGAAATTATCGAGCTGATTGTTGATGTTAAGCATTGCTTACAG GCATATGTAGGATATGCAAAGAATTTAAATGCTGTTATTGTTGCATTTAGAGGAACTCAATGGAACAG CTTACAGAATTGGGTTCAAGATCTGTACTGGACACAACTAGACTTACACTACCCTGATATGCCTGATGCAATg GTGCATCATGGGTTTTATTATGCTTATCACAATACAACCGTACGTCCAGCAGTTCTAAATGCCATTAGAAGAGCAAAGGAAGCACATGGAAACATTGATCTTTTAATTACAGGTCATTCCATGGGAGGAGCCATGGCTGCCTTTTGTGCACTGGATCTTaag ATAAGTGGAGAAACGGGAAACATTCAAGTAATGACATTCGGACAACCTCGAATAGGAAACGCTGCGTTTGCAAGTCACTACATACAGCGAGTACCGCGAACAATAAGAGTAACACACGAACATGATATCGTGCCTCATTTACCTCCACACTATCATTACTTCTCTCAAAAGACTTATCATCACTTCCCAAGAGAAGTCTGGATTCATTCAATCGATAATGGTTGCTTGATTTACACACTTGAGGAACTATGTGATACTTCCGGTGAAGACCCTTCTTGTAGCAG ATCGGTGATTGGACGGAGCATTCCagatcatttaaaatattttggattGGATATGGGATGTTATGATCCACGTACATGCAAGATTGTGGTTGATCCTCGTTTGGATGAATTTACCAGACGAGATATTGATGGAAATACGGTTTTCTCCAGGTATCctaatcttattattaatgttaataataataataagagtacTTATGACTACTTAATTAGCTAG